The Channa argus isolate prfri chromosome 14, Channa argus male v1.0, whole genome shotgun sequence genome includes a window with the following:
- the bcl10 gene encoding B-cell lymphoma/leukemia 10 isoform X1 codes for MDVPRLTEDEMAEIKKDVLTRLRHYLCDKIRAERHLDFLRSRRILTRDDAEEISCRTTQTKRTAMLLDILAENPRGLDALIDSIRELRSQNFIITKITDEVQMAKNEKLESLKAGASSSSSECTLSSQSTTSDLLSTFSNNSTLLFHPDGERSPSNSDISSSLNLPPLQKSEESSSIAAASIAEASSTTSSSLLRPGDFGAPPLPDEVMEESPSNIDAASQGCTSSGGDLNFQPLRSRSLTPATHRSNF; via the exons GTGCTGACCAGGCTACGTCACTATCTCTGCGACAAGATCAGAGCTGAACGCCACCTTGACTTTCTACGTTCGCGCAGGATCCTGACACGGGACGATGCTGAAGAAATCAGCTGCAGGACCACGCAGACAAAGCGGACAGCTATGCTGTTGGACATCCTGGCTGAGAACCCCCGTGGCCTGGATGCTTTAATTGACTCCATACGGGAGCTGCGCTCGCAAAACTTTATCATCACTAAGATCACAGACGAGGTACAAATGGCCAAAAACGAGAAGCTCGAGTCTCTCAAAG CAGGTGCCTCCAGTTCCTCATCCGAGTGCACCCTCAGCAGTCAGAGCACGACCAGCGACCTCCTCTCGACCTTTTCAAACAATTCCACCTTGCTCTTTCACCCGGACGGAGAACGAAGCCCTTCCAATTCAGACATATCAAGCTCACTCAATCTGCCGCCATTACAGAAAAGTGAAGAGTCGTCCTCTATAGCTGCTGCCAGCATCGCAGAAGCTTCCTCCACAACCTCCTCCAGCCTCCTGAGGCCTGGAGACTTTGGAGCTCCCCCACTGCCGGATGAAGTGATGGAAGAATCCCCCTCCAATATAGATGCAGCATCGCAGGGGTGCACCAGCAGCGGGGGGGACCTGAACTTCCAGCCCCTCCGGTCGCGCTCGCTCACCCCAGCAACACATAGGAGCAACTTTTAA
- the bcl10 gene encoding B-cell lymphoma/leukemia 10 isoform X2, which yields MDVPRLTEDEMAEIKKDVLTRLRHYLCDKIRAERHLDFLRSRRILTRDDAEEISCRTTQTKRTAMLLDILAENPRGLDALIDSIRELRSQNFIITKITDEVQMAKNEKLESLKGASSSSSECTLSSQSTTSDLLSTFSNNSTLLFHPDGERSPSNSDISSSLNLPPLQKSEESSSIAAASIAEASSTTSSSLLRPGDFGAPPLPDEVMEESPSNIDAASQGCTSSGGDLNFQPLRSRSLTPATHRSNF from the exons GTGCTGACCAGGCTACGTCACTATCTCTGCGACAAGATCAGAGCTGAACGCCACCTTGACTTTCTACGTTCGCGCAGGATCCTGACACGGGACGATGCTGAAGAAATCAGCTGCAGGACCACGCAGACAAAGCGGACAGCTATGCTGTTGGACATCCTGGCTGAGAACCCCCGTGGCCTGGATGCTTTAATTGACTCCATACGGGAGCTGCGCTCGCAAAACTTTATCATCACTAAGATCACAGACGAGGTACAAATGGCCAAAAACGAGAAGCTCGAGTCTCTCAAAG GTGCCTCCAGTTCCTCATCCGAGTGCACCCTCAGCAGTCAGAGCACGACCAGCGACCTCCTCTCGACCTTTTCAAACAATTCCACCTTGCTCTTTCACCCGGACGGAGAACGAAGCCCTTCCAATTCAGACATATCAAGCTCACTCAATCTGCCGCCATTACAGAAAAGTGAAGAGTCGTCCTCTATAGCTGCTGCCAGCATCGCAGAAGCTTCCTCCACAACCTCCTCCAGCCTCCTGAGGCCTGGAGACTTTGGAGCTCCCCCACTGCCGGATGAAGTGATGGAAGAATCCCCCTCCAATATAGATGCAGCATCGCAGGGGTGCACCAGCAGCGGGGGGGACCTGAACTTCCAGCCCCTCCGGTCGCGCTCGCTCACCCCAGCAACACATAGGAGCAACTTTTAA